A region from the Hypericibacter adhaerens genome encodes:
- the hscB gene encoding Fe-S protein assembly co-chaperone HscB: MADKTTAPESGGAATGPLAACWSCKGPVAAAALFCHVCGAVQPPREVDAYTRLGFEPRFDIDPAELDKRYLGFQRNLHPDRFARKSPREKAIAESQAMSLNEAYETLKDAVRRAQALLARAGIASPVGESRTIEDRELLMEAMEVREALEEAADLDALQRLASRAQQEEAGCLKALTAAFAERDWDEAARQTTRLKYWRKFAEELRGKRAVLAGASS; encoded by the coding sequence ATGGCCGACAAGACGACAGCCCCCGAAAGCGGCGGCGCGGCGACCGGCCCGCTGGCCGCCTGCTGGTCCTGCAAGGGGCCGGTGGCTGCGGCCGCGTTGTTCTGCCATGTCTGCGGCGCGGTCCAGCCGCCGCGCGAGGTCGACGCTTATACGCGTCTCGGCTTCGAGCCGCGCTTCGATATCGATCCGGCCGAGCTCGACAAGCGCTATCTGGGTTTCCAGCGCAACCTCCATCCCGACCGCTTCGCCCGTAAGAGCCCGCGCGAGAAGGCCATCGCCGAGAGCCAGGCGATGAGCCTCAACGAGGCCTATGAGACGCTGAAGGACGCGGTCCGGCGCGCGCAGGCGCTGCTCGCCCGCGCCGGCATCGCCTCGCCGGTGGGCGAGAGCCGTACCATCGAGGATCGCGAGCTGCTGATGGAGGCGATGGAGGTGCGCGAGGCGCTGGAGGAAGCGGCGGATCTCGACGCCCTGCAACGCCTGGCGTCGCGCGCGCAGCAGGAGGAGGCGGGCTGCCTGAAGGCGCTGACGGCGGCCTTCGCCGAGCGCGACTGGGACGAGGCGGCGCGCCAGACCACGCGACTCAAATATTGGCGGAAGTTCGCCGAGGAGCTGCGCGGCAAGCGCGCGGTCCTGGCGGGAGCGTCGTCCTGA
- a CDS encoding ferredoxin family 2Fe-2S iron-sulfur cluster binding protein, translating to MPKMTFIKPDGERVEVDAPIGLSVLEIAHRNNIDLEGACEGSLACSTCHVIVDPEWFDVLNEPSEDEEDMLDLAFGLTHTSRLGCQIRMTEELDGLTVSLPAGTRNMMVGKS from the coding sequence ATGCCCAAGATGACCTTCATCAAGCCGGACGGCGAGCGCGTGGAAGTCGACGCCCCGATCGGCCTGTCGGTGCTGGAGATCGCGCACCGCAACAATATCGATCTCGAGGGGGCCTGCGAGGGCTCGCTCGCCTGCTCGACCTGCCATGTCATCGTCGATCCCGAATGGTTCGACGTGCTGAACGAGCCGAGCGAGGACGAGGAGGACATGCTCGATCTCGCCTTCGGCCTGACCCACACCTCGCGGCTGGGCTGCCAGATCCGCATGACCGAGGAGCTCGACGGCCTGACCGTGTCGCTGCCGGCCGGCACGCGCAACATGATGGTCGGCAAGAGCTGA
- the hscA gene encoding Fe-S protein assembly chaperone HscA, producing MLLQIHEPGQTPAPHEQDRGLAVGIDLGTTNSVVAVAIADRAQVLRDQEGSGLLPSVVAYGADGSVLVGEPAIDKLAEDPQGVVSSIKRLMGRSAGDLKQLGGTLPYDIDETTGIGMVRLKIRGRRLTPVEISADILRAIKARAEARLGQAVDQAVVTVPAYFDDAARNATKDAARLAGLEVLRLVNEPTAAALAYGLDHEAEGVYAVYDLGGGTFDISLLRLEKGVFQVLATGGDAALGGDDFDHLIAERFLAERQEAGVASALDSAEAKTLLLAARRVKEALTEEEQGSWDILLAGRSTRHALSRAGLETLIAPLVKRTIHLVRGVLEDAGVEASAVKGVVLVGGSTRVPAVRRAVAELFGREPLADIDPDEVVALGAALQAQALTQGGGALLLDVTPLSLGIETMGGIVEKVIPRNTPIPVAMAQDFTTYQDGQTGMLVHVLQGERETVDQCRSLGRFELKGIPPMTAGAARIRVTYAVDADGLLTVSAEEKTTGVKAQIEVKPSYGLSEEDMARMLRDSLENAREDMERRLLIEARVEAERVLLALGAALSADGALATKEERQALEAVGLRLKAAIAGEDRDLINGLVEELERVGKPFAQRRIDRAINSALAGHRLDEIEADVAPERVPPA from the coding sequence ATGCTGCTGCAGATCCACGAGCCCGGTCAGACGCCCGCACCTCACGAGCAGGATCGAGGGCTTGCCGTCGGGATCGATCTCGGCACCACCAATTCCGTGGTCGCGGTCGCGATCGCCGACCGGGCGCAGGTGCTGCGCGACCAGGAGGGCAGCGGCCTGCTGCCTTCGGTCGTGGCCTATGGCGCGGACGGCTCGGTGCTGGTGGGAGAGCCCGCGATCGACAAGCTCGCGGAGGATCCGCAGGGCGTGGTGAGCTCGATCAAGCGGCTGATGGGCCGCTCGGCCGGCGACCTCAAGCAGCTCGGCGGCACGCTCCCCTACGACATCGACGAGACCACCGGCATCGGCATGGTGCGGCTCAAGATCCGCGGCCGGCGCCTGACGCCGGTCGAGATCTCGGCCGACATCCTGCGTGCGATCAAGGCGCGCGCCGAGGCGCGCCTGGGGCAGGCGGTCGATCAGGCGGTCGTCACCGTGCCCGCCTATTTCGACGATGCGGCGCGCAACGCCACCAAGGACGCGGCGCGTCTCGCCGGGCTCGAGGTGCTGCGCCTGGTCAACGAACCGACGGCGGCGGCCCTGGCCTATGGCCTCGATCACGAAGCCGAGGGCGTCTATGCGGTCTACGACCTCGGCGGCGGCACCTTCGACATCTCGCTGCTGCGCCTCGAGAAGGGCGTGTTCCAGGTGCTGGCCACCGGCGGCGACGCGGCCTTGGGCGGCGACGATTTCGACCATCTGATCGCCGAGCGTTTCCTCGCCGAGCGCCAGGAAGCCGGCGTCGCCTCCGCGCTCGACAGCGCCGAGGCCAAGACCCTTCTGCTGGCGGCGCGCCGGGTGAAAGAGGCGCTGACCGAAGAAGAGCAGGGAAGCTGGGACATCTTGCTCGCCGGCCGCTCGACGCGCCATGCGCTGAGCCGCGCCGGGCTCGAGACGCTGATCGCCCCCCTGGTGAAGCGCACGATCCATCTGGTGCGGGGCGTGTTGGAGGATGCCGGGGTGGAGGCCTCCGCCGTGAAGGGCGTGGTGCTGGTGGGCGGTTCGACCCGCGTGCCGGCGGTGCGCCGCGCCGTGGCCGAACTGTTCGGCCGCGAGCCCTTGGCCGATATCGATCCCGACGAGGTGGTGGCGCTCGGTGCCGCCCTGCAGGCCCAGGCGCTGACCCAGGGTGGCGGCGCGCTGCTGCTCGATGTGACGCCGCTGTCGCTCGGCATCGAGACCATGGGCGGCATCGTCGAGAAGGTGATCCCGCGCAACACGCCCATTCCGGTGGCGATGGCGCAGGATTTCACCACCTACCAGGACGGCCAGACCGGGATGCTGGTCCATGTGCTCCAGGGCGAGCGCGAGACGGTCGATCAGTGCCGGTCGCTCGGTCGCTTCGAGCTCAAGGGCATTCCGCCGATGACGGCGGGCGCCGCCCGCATCCGCGTCACCTACGCGGTCGATGCCGACGGGCTGCTGACCGTGTCGGCCGAGGAAAAGACCACCGGCGTCAAGGCGCAGATCGAGGTCAAGCCCTCCTACGGGCTCAGCGAGGAGGACATGGCGCGCATGCTGCGCGACAGCCTCGAGAATGCGCGCGAGGATATGGAGCGCCGGCTGCTGATCGAGGCCCGGGTCGAGGCCGAGCGCGTGCTGCTGGCCCTGGGCGCGGCCCTCTCGGCCGATGGCGCGCTGGCGACGAAGGAGGAGCGCCAGGCGCTCGAGGCCGTCGGCCTGCGACTGAAAGCCGCGATCGCGGGCGAGGACCGGGATTTGATTAACGGCCTGGTGGAAGAGCTGGAACGGGTGGGCAAGCCCTTCGCCCAGCGCCGGATCGACCGCGCCATCAACAGCGCGCTGGCCGGGCACAGGCTTGACGAGATCGAGGCGGATGTGGCACCGGAGCGCGTCCCGCCGGCCTGA
- a CDS encoding response regulator: protein MPAVAHSQAPVFVVADDHPMVRDALALALRAAFPGTQIEFAGSLNETLAALERRPHADLVILDLDMPGMAGMTGLAQLRSSHPAVPVAIVSAAKSPALMRQTIEMGASGFIPKFTPSQEITDAIREILAGVVWLPEAARDHQLAPSEADLALRAAQLTPQQHRVLALMAEGKPNKVIAFEMQITEPTVKSHVTEILRRLGVQSRTQAVIVAQKLGIEPSSPTPAGG, encoded by the coding sequence ATGCCCGCTGTCGCGCACAGCCAGGCGCCGGTCTTCGTCGTCGCGGACGATCATCCGATGGTCCGCGACGCACTCGCTTTGGCACTGCGAGCAGCGTTTCCCGGAACGCAGATCGAATTTGCAGGCTCGTTGAACGAGACGCTGGCGGCGCTCGAGCGCCGTCCTCATGCCGATCTGGTGATCCTCGATCTCGACATGCCGGGCATGGCCGGCATGACGGGGCTGGCGCAGCTCCGCTCTTCCCATCCGGCGGTGCCAGTTGCGATCGTCTCGGCGGCGAAGAGCCCCGCCCTGATGCGCCAGACGATCGAGATGGGGGCCTCGGGCTTCATCCCCAAATTCACGCCCTCGCAGGAGATCACCGACGCCATCCGCGAGATCCTGGCGGGCGTCGTCTGGCTGCCGGAAGCGGCGCGCGACCATCAGCTGGCGCCGAGCGAGGCCGATCTCGCGCTGCGTGCGGCCCAGCTCACGCCGCAGCAGCACCGCGTGCTGGCGCTCATGGCCGAGGGCAAGCCCAACAAGGTGATCGCCTTCGAGATGCAGATCACCGAGCCCACGGTCAAGTCGCACGTGACCGAGATCCTGCGCCGGCTGGGCGTGCAATCGCGGACCCAGGCCGTGATCGTCGCGCAGAAGCTGGGCATCGAGCCCTCGAGCCCGACGCCGGCGGGGGGCTGA
- the iscU gene encoding Fe-S cluster assembly scaffold IscU: MSYSEKLLEHYENPRNVGTLDKSDQSVGTGLVGAPACGDVMKLQIKVGKDGIIEDAKFKTFGCGSAIASSSLATEWIKGKSIDEAETIKNTDIAQHLSLPPVKIHCSVLAEDAIKAAIKDYREKNGAMAPEAAKAAAPQVAQAK, encoded by the coding sequence ATGAGCTATAGCGAGAAGTTGCTCGAGCATTACGAGAACCCGCGCAATGTCGGGACGCTCGACAAATCCGATCAGAGCGTCGGCACGGGCCTGGTGGGCGCGCCCGCCTGCGGCGACGTCATGAAGCTGCAGATCAAGGTCGGCAAGGACGGCATCATCGAGGATGCGAAGTTCAAGACCTTCGGCTGCGGCTCGGCGATCGCCTCCTCCTCGCTCGCGACCGAGTGGATCAAGGGCAAGAGCATCGACGAGGCCGAGACCATCAAGAACACCGACATCGCGCAGCATCTGTCGCTGCCGCCGGTGAAGATCCATTGCTCGGTCCTCGCCGAGGACGCGATCAAGGCGGCGATCAAGGACTATCGCGAGAAGAACGGCGCGATGGCACCGGAGGCCGCGAAGGCGGCGGCGCCCCAGGTGGCGCAGGCAAAATGA
- the iscX gene encoding Fe-S cluster assembly protein IscX: MALRWTDVQEIAAQLEEAHPEADVVNLRFTDLWKWVQELEEFTDDPKRSNEKILEAIQAAWLEERR, encoded by the coding sequence ATGGCGTTGCGCTGGACCGACGTGCAGGAAATCGCCGCGCAGCTCGAGGAGGCGCATCCCGAGGCCGACGTGGTTAACCTGCGATTTACCGATCTGTGGAAATGGGTACAGGAGCTCGAGGAGTTCACGGACGACCCCAAGCGGTCGAACGAGAAGATCCTTGAAGCGATCCAGGCGGCCTGGCTCGAGGAACGCCGGTAA
- a CDS encoding IscS subfamily cysteine desulfurase, with amino-acid sequence MSLELKTNLPELNGEGAAPRGSNAPQLPIYLDYQATTPCDPRVVQAMLPYFTEKFGNPHSRNHSHGWEAEEAVETARRQVASIIGADEREVIFTSGATESNNLAIKGVMRFHKDKRNHMITTVTEHKCVLDSARHMEMEGVEVTYLPVQQNGLVDLEALKAAITPKTALVSIMAVNNEIGVIQPLAEIGKICRERGVYFHTDAAQAVGKIPLDVNAMNIDLLSISGHKIYGPKGIGALYVRRKPRVRLEALIHGGGQERGFRSGTLPTPLCVGLGEACAIAEREMGAEAERLRFLRDKLLKGITKALPEVYVNGDLEQRIPGNINLSFAYVEGEGLMMGIKNLSVSSGSACTSASLEPSYVLRALGVEEELAHTSIRFGLGRFTTEAEVDYAVEHVVGAVKRLRELSPLWEMAQEGIDIKSIEWTGH; translated from the coding sequence ATGAGCCTCGAACTGAAGACCAACTTGCCGGAGCTGAACGGAGAGGGCGCGGCGCCTCGCGGCAGCAACGCGCCGCAGCTGCCGATCTATCTGGACTATCAGGCGACGACGCCCTGCGATCCGCGGGTGGTTCAGGCGATGCTGCCCTACTTCACGGAGAAGTTCGGCAATCCGCATTCGCGCAACCACAGCCATGGCTGGGAAGCCGAAGAAGCGGTCGAGACCGCGCGCCGGCAGGTGGCCTCGATCATCGGCGCCGACGAGCGCGAGGTGATCTTCACCTCCGGCGCCACCGAGTCCAACAATCTGGCGATCAAGGGCGTGATGCGCTTCCACAAGGACAAGCGCAACCACATGATCACCACGGTGACCGAGCATAAGTGCGTGCTCGACAGCGCGCGGCATATGGAGATGGAAGGCGTCGAGGTCACCTATCTGCCGGTGCAGCAGAACGGCCTGGTCGACCTGGAGGCGCTCAAGGCGGCGATCACGCCGAAGACCGCGCTGGTCTCGATCATGGCGGTCAACAACGAGATCGGCGTGATCCAGCCCTTGGCCGAGATCGGCAAGATCTGCCGCGAGCGCGGCGTCTATTTCCATACCGACGCGGCGCAGGCGGTGGGCAAGATCCCGCTCGATGTCAACGCCATGAACATCGACCTGCTCAGCATCTCGGGCCACAAGATCTACGGGCCCAAGGGCATCGGCGCGCTCTATGTCCGCCGCAAGCCGCGCGTGCGCCTCGAGGCGCTGATCCATGGCGGCGGTCAGGAGCGCGGTTTCCGTTCCGGCACGCTGCCGACGCCGCTCTGCGTCGGGCTGGGCGAGGCTTGCGCCATCGCCGAGCGCGAGATGGGCGCCGAGGCCGAGCGGCTGCGCTTCCTGCGCGACAAGCTCCTCAAGGGCATCACCAAGGCGCTGCCTGAGGTCTATGTGAACGGCGACCTGGAGCAGCGCATCCCCGGCAACATCAATCTCTCCTTCGCCTATGTCGAGGGCGAGGGGCTGATGATGGGCATCAAGAATCTGTCGGTCTCCTCGGGCTCGGCCTGCACCTCGGCCTCGCTCGAGCCCTCCTATGTGCTGCGCGCGCTGGGCGTGGAGGAGGAACTGGCCCATACCTCGATCCGGTTCGGGCTGGGCCGCTTCACGACCGAGGCGGAAGTCGACTATGCCGTCGAGCATGTGGTGGGTGCGGTGAAGCGCTTGCGCGAGCTGAGCCCGCTCTGGGAGATGGCGCAGGAAGGCATCGACATCAAATCGATCGAATGGACCGGCCACTGA
- a CDS encoding HesB/IscA family protein produces MTLTERAAGRVRELLEARGKPSAGIRIGIRTKGCSGLSYTLEYADEKGPMDEVVEEHGVTLLIDPKATMFILGTEMDYVEEKLQSGFVFKNPNEKGRCGCGESFHV; encoded by the coding sequence ATGACGCTGACGGAGCGCGCCGCCGGGCGCGTGCGCGAGCTCCTGGAGGCGCGTGGCAAGCCCTCGGCCGGAATCCGCATCGGCATCCGCACCAAGGGCTGCTCGGGCCTCTCCTACACGCTCGAATATGCCGACGAGAAGGGCCCGATGGACGAGGTGGTCGAGGAGCATGGCGTCACGCTGCTCATCGATCCGAAGGCGACGATGTTCATCCTCGGCACCGAGATGGATTACGTGGAGGAGAAGCTGCAGTCCGGCTTCGTCTTCAAGAATCCGAACGAGAAAGGCCGGTGCGGCTGCGGCGAATCGTTCCACGTTTGA
- a CDS encoding DMT family transporter, with product MATLVARLRLPDTIPWPPSGSKLLWTLVGALAVPLWATWPLLAALTTASMPLFQYLAIIFATGALLLFALPGSGAAAVAAGRKDGAGLRASRGLAAVMVAVGLLLSDVLFIMALRHIPAAEANLILYLWPVIVVLLAAALGLAALRRHHIGGVAIGLAGAALVIGGGGGDLSWMGAGLAAGGGLAWALFVVFRLWQGENAPDALSWGLALSAAIAFAIHLLLEGWVTPTPQALMGTALVGVVPLGLGNLAWDHGVRKGNRLLLATLAYATPLVSALFLIAGGLATPTWGLLGGAALIVTAGVIAAR from the coding sequence ATGGCGACCCTTGTCGCCCGCTTGAGGCTGCCGGACACCATCCCTTGGCCTCCATCGGGATCGAAACTTCTCTGGACGCTGGTCGGCGCATTGGCGGTGCCGCTCTGGGCGACATGGCCGTTGCTGGCGGCGCTGACCACCGCTTCGATGCCGTTGTTCCAGTATCTCGCGATCATCTTCGCGACCGGGGCGCTTTTGCTCTTTGCCCTGCCAGGCTCCGGCGCGGCGGCGGTTGCCGCCGGCCGAAAGGACGGTGCCGGTCTGCGAGCGTCGAGGGGGCTCGCCGCCGTCATGGTCGCGGTTGGCCTTCTTTTGTCGGACGTGCTCTTCATCATGGCGCTCCGCCACATCCCGGCGGCGGAGGCCAATCTCATCCTGTATCTCTGGCCGGTGATCGTCGTGCTGCTCGCCGCCGCCCTGGGGCTCGCGGCGCTTCGCAGGCACCATATCGGCGGCGTGGCGATCGGACTGGCCGGCGCCGCGCTGGTTATCGGGGGCGGGGGCGGCGATCTCTCCTGGATGGGTGCCGGGCTTGCCGCAGGCGGCGGGCTGGCCTGGGCGCTTTTCGTCGTCTTCCGCCTGTGGCAAGGCGAGAACGCGCCCGACGCATTGTCGTGGGGGCTCGCGCTGTCGGCCGCCATCGCGTTCGCGATCCATCTCCTGCTCGAGGGCTGGGTCACGCCGACCCCTCAAGCGCTGATGGGTACCGCGCTGGTGGGGGTCGTGCCGCTGGGGCTCGGCAATCTCGCCTGGGATCACGGCGTGCGAAAGGGCAATCGCCTGCTGCTCGCCACGCTGGCCTATGCGACACCGCTCGTGAGCGCATTGTTCCTGATTGCGGGCGGGCTCGCGACGCCGACATGGGGGCTGCTCGGCGGGGCGGCGCTGATTGTCACGGCGGGCGTGATTGCGGCCCGATAG
- a CDS encoding cysteine desulfurase family protein gives MTRQIYMDYNATAPMRPRAIEAVAAGLAQAGNPSSVHRFGRLARRAVEAARETLAGAVGARPAEILFVSGGSEANNLALKGAGRARVLASAVEHDSVLAAAAVERIPVDREGIVDLTALERMLNMDSRPALVSVMLANNETGAIQPVAEVARIAHARGALVHCDAVQAFGRIVLDLPALDVDFASLSAHKLGGPTGIGALYMRDGLALTAQIAGGGQERGQRAGTPNLPGIVGFGVVAQQANADIEDMRRIRELRDRLESGVRRLQPSVRIFAENAERLPNTSCFAVAGLDSETQVIALDLAGIAVSAGAACSSGRVQASHVLRAMGADPVLAGSAIRVSLGWQSEERDIDEFLTAWRALLARHAGAAQTETAA, from the coding sequence ATGACCCGCCAGATCTACATGGACTACAACGCGACCGCGCCGATGCGCCCCCGGGCCATCGAGGCGGTGGCGGCGGGCTTGGCGCAGGCGGGCAATCCTTCCTCGGTGCATCGCTTCGGCCGCCTGGCGCGCCGGGCGGTCGAGGCGGCGCGCGAGACGCTGGCCGGCGCCGTCGGCGCCAGGCCGGCCGAGATCCTGTTCGTGAGCGGCGGCAGCGAAGCGAACAATCTGGCGCTCAAGGGCGCCGGCCGCGCCCGCGTCCTGGCCTCGGCCGTCGAGCATGATTCGGTGCTGGCGGCAGCGGCCGTCGAGCGCATCCCGGTCGATCGCGAGGGCATCGTCGACCTCACGGCGCTCGAGCGGATGCTGAACATGGATTCAAGACCGGCACTGGTGTCGGTGATGCTGGCCAATAACGAGACCGGAGCCATTCAGCCGGTCGCCGAGGTCGCCCGCATCGCCCATGCGCGGGGTGCGCTGGTGCATTGCGATGCGGTGCAGGCGTTCGGGCGGATCGTGCTCGATCTCCCTGCGCTCGACGTGGATTTCGCCAGCCTCTCGGCCCATAAGCTCGGCGGCCCGACGGGCATCGGCGCGCTCTACATGCGCGACGGCCTGGCGCTCACGGCGCAGATCGCCGGCGGCGGCCAGGAGCGCGGCCAGCGCGCCGGAACGCCCAATCTGCCGGGCATCGTCGGCTTCGGGGTTGTGGCGCAGCAGGCGAATGCCGACATCGAGGACATGAGACGGATTCGGGAATTGCGCGATCGGCTCGAGAGCGGCGTCCGGCGGTTGCAGCCCTCGGTGCGGATCTTCGCCGAGAACGCCGAGCGGCTTCCCAACACGAGCTGCTTCGCGGTCGCGGGTCTCGATTCCGAGACCCAGGTGATCGCGCTCGACCTCGCCGGCATCGCGGTCAGTGCCGGTGCCGCCTGTTCCTCGGGGCGGGTCCAGGCCTCGCATGTGCTGCGCGCCATGGGCGCCGATCCGGTGCTGGCCGGCAGCGCCATCCGGGTCAGCCTGGGCTGGCAGAGCGAGGAGCGGGACATCGACGAGTTTCTGACGGCCTGGCGCGCGCTCCTGGCCCGTCATGCCGGAGCCGCCCAGACCGAGACGGCCGCCTGA
- a CDS encoding RtcB family protein: MITERGRQGGQIRMWTEGVPVEPHAREQIHNIAGLPFIYRHVAVMPDVHLGKGATVGTVLPTQGAIVPAAVGVDIGCGMAAVRTNIEAGRLPDELKAIRLRMEELIPVGAASHRTVPRHAERRWYGKLKTRFERIQEKHPALQVKSSPAEQIGTLGAGNHFEELCLDEEGMLWIMLHSGSRNIGNRIGTHFIALAKREMEKQSIHLPDRDLAFLTEHTALFNDYVEAVGWAQDYARANRDAMLEAIARLLQEFFPDLELTAEAVNCHHNYVEKETHFGASIWVTRKGAVRAREGDLGIIPGSMGARSFIVRGKGNPESFCSCSHGAGRVMSRTEAKRSFTLEDHRLATDGVECRKDEGVIDETPRAYKDIDAVMAAQADLIEVVHTLKQVLCVKG; this comes from the coding sequence ATGATCACCGAACGCGGCCGGCAGGGCGGGCAGATCAGGATGTGGACCGAAGGCGTCCCCGTCGAGCCCCACGCGCGCGAGCAGATTCACAACATCGCGGGCCTGCCCTTCATCTACCGGCATGTCGCGGTGATGCCCGACGTCCATCTCGGCAAGGGCGCCACCGTCGGCACCGTGCTGCCGACGCAAGGCGCCATCGTCCCGGCCGCCGTCGGCGTCGATATCGGCTGCGGCATGGCCGCGGTGCGCACCAACATCGAGGCCGGCCGGCTGCCCGACGAGCTGAAGGCGATCCGCTTGCGGATGGAGGAGCTGATCCCGGTCGGCGCCGCCTCGCATCGCACCGTCCCGCGCCATGCGGAGCGGCGCTGGTACGGCAAGCTCAAGACGCGCTTCGAGCGGATCCAGGAGAAGCACCCGGCCCTCCAGGTGAAGAGCTCGCCCGCGGAGCAGATCGGCACGCTCGGCGCCGGCAATCACTTCGAGGAGCTGTGCCTCGACGAGGAAGGCATGCTCTGGATCATGCTGCATTCGGGCTCGCGCAACATCGGGAACCGGATCGGCACGCATTTCATCGCGCTCGCCAAGCGGGAGATGGAGAAGCAGAGCATCCATCTGCCCGACCGGGACCTGGCGTTCCTCACCGAGCATACCGCCCTCTTCAACGATTATGTCGAGGCGGTGGGCTGGGCCCAGGACTATGCCCGCGCCAATCGCGACGCCATGCTCGAGGCGATCGCCCGGCTGCTGCAGGAATTCTTCCCGGACCTCGAGCTGACGGCGGAGGCGGTGAACTGCCACCATAACTATGTCGAGAAGGAGACGCATTTCGGCGCCAGCATCTGGGTCACCCGCAAGGGGGCCGTGCGGGCGCGCGAGGGCGATCTCGGCATCATCCCGGGCTCGATGGGCGCGCGCAGCTTCATCGTGCGCGGCAAGGGCAATCCCGAGAGCTTCTGCTCCTGTTCGCACGGGGCCGGCCGCGTCATGTCCCGGACCGAGGCCAAGCGGAGCTTCACGCTGGAGGATCATCGGCTGGCGACGGACGGCGTCGAATGCCGCAAGGACGAGGGCGTGATCGACGAGACGCCCCGGGCCTACAAGGATATCGACGCCGTCATGGCGGCCCAGGCCGACCTGATCGAGGTGGTCCATACTCTGAAGCAGGTGCTCTGCGTGAAGGGGTGA